A genomic window from Scomber scombrus chromosome 18, fScoSco1.1, whole genome shotgun sequence includes:
- the gaa gene encoding lysosomal alpha-glucosidase, with protein sequence MLQTYEAKECVAKLTLNALLPDSACLMWAWLCYLTVLQLCSSLLTCLYVSHHETRMVGSVPAKENKTIAHKIFLNNPRKPQNNSVETMGTHPENSQETDIFSDDRCTMSPESRFDCARDRVLSQRECEERGCCYDPLPNFAGPPRCFYPHLYPGYKMGPLTTTLRGQSATLTRATPSYLPKDIPTLLLEVTEETAGCLHLTLKDPSSQRYEVQLPAGVPQRKTDIKDVLYTTEYQSDPFGFIVQRKSNGRVIMNTTVAPLLFADQYLQLSTTLASSLVSGLGEHYTSLILDLNWTSLTLWNRDMAPHADANLYGSHPFYIVQEEDGLSDGVFLLNSNAIEVVLQPTPALTWVSTGGILDLYIFLGPDPQSVIRQYLQVIGYPMMPPYWSLGFHLCRWGYTTTKTTRHVAQRMQDANFPMDVQWNDLDYANKRRVFTFDPWRFGDLPEMVEEFHKRGMKYILILDPGISSTSPPGTYPPFDDGLKRDVFIKNATGHILIGQVWPGPTAFPDFTNPDTRQWWEVCIRDFHSKVPVDGLWIDMNEPASFVQGSVEGCPDNDLESPPYTPRVVGGQLNSGTLCMSAQQRLSTHYNLHNMYGLTEAYATHSALKNVRGKRPFVLSRSSYPSIGRFSGVWTGDVRSDWEQLRYSIPAVLQFSLFGVPLVGADICGFRGNTTEELCVRWMQLGAFYPFMRNHNDKPNTPQEPYVFAKKAQAAMRSALNLRYSLLPFLYTLFHHAHTTADTVARPVFMEFPTDPNCDTIDRQFLWGSSLLISPVLEQGVVELSAYLPPGTWYSLHNGQPFYSKGQYLLLPAPLDTINVHVREGHIIPQQEPALTTTASRRNPFFLTVALTAGGWAWGDFFWDDGDSLDTFEMGNYCYIIFIAGQSQVVSDPLRLNGDLDGLVLGGLQVFGVPSPPHYVLANGETVRDFTYRSDTKVLKVSGLALPMSKVFTVQWAL encoded by the exons ATGCTTCAAACGTATGAGGCAAAGGAGTGTGTTGCTAAGCTCACCTTAAATGCACTTTTACCTGACAGTGCATGTCTGATGTGGGCATGGCTCTGTTATCTAACTGTGCTGCAGCTGTGCTCCTCATTATTAACATGTTTGTACGTCAGCCACCATGAGACCAGAATGGTTGGGTCAGTTCCTGCTAAGGAAAATAAAACCATAGCACACAAAATATTTCTTAATAATCCAAGAAAACCACAGAACAATTCAGTGGAGACAATGGGAACGCACCCAGAAAACTCCCAAGAGACTGATATCTTCAGTGATGATAGATGCACCATGTCCCCAGAGAGTCGGTTTGACTGTGCCAGAGACAGGGTCCTCAGCCAGAGAGAGTGTGAGGAGAGGGGCTGCTGCTATGACCCCTTGCCCAACTTTGCAGGACCACCTAGGTGCTTTTACCCCCATTTGTACCCTGGGTACAAAATGGGTCCCCTCACTACCACTCTGCGAGGACAGTCTGCCACCCTGACTCGTGCCACCCCCTCCTATCTTCCCAAAGATATCCCCACTCTCCTCCTAGAAGTCACAGAGGAGACTGCAGGCTGCTTGCACCTCACT CTGAAGGACCCGTCCTCTCAGCGGTATGAAGTTCAGCTCCCCGCTGGTGTCCCTCAAAGGAAAACTGATATCAAAGATGTCCTCTATACCACTGAATACCAGTCTGACCCATTCGGCTTCATAGTGCAGCGTAAATCCAATGGGAGGGTGAT TATGAATACCACAGTCGCTCCACTGCTGTTTGCTGACCAGTACCTGCAGCTGTCCACCACACTGGcctcctctcttgtttctgGCCTTGGGGAGCATTATACCTCCCTCATCCTTGACCTTAACTGGACTTCTCTGACTCTCTGGAACAGAGACATGGCGCCTCAT GCTGATGCTAACCTCTATGGTTCCCATCCGTTCTACATAGTGCAGGAGGAGGATGGTCTGTCAGATGGAGTTTTCCTTCTCAACAGCAACGCCATTG AGGTGGTGTTGCAGCCAACCCCTGCTTTAACCTGGGTGTCCACAGGTGGAATCCTGGACCTGTACATCTTTCTGGGTCCTGACCCTCAAAGTGTAATACGACAGTACCTCCAGGTTATTG GCTATCCTATGATGCCTCCCTATTGGTCACTTGGCTTTCATCTTTGCCGCTGGGGTTACACAACCACAAAAACGACCCGGCATGTGGCTCAACGCATGCAGGATGCCAACTTTCCAATG GATGTGCAGTGGAATGACCTGGACTATGCAAATAAGCGCAGGGTATTCACCTTTGACCCCTGGCGATTTGGGGACCTCCCAGAGATGGTAGAGGAGTTCCATAAGAGAGGCATGAAGTACATCCTCATTCTG GACCCTGGGATCAGCAGCACCAGTCCCCCTGGAACTTACCCTCCATTTGATGATGGACTTAAACGAGATGTCTTTATTAAAAATGCTACAGGACACATCCTAATAGGGCAG GTTTGGCCGGGTCCAACGGCCTTCCCTGATTTCACTAACCCAGACACCAGGCAGTGGTGGGAAGTCTGCATTAGAGATTTTCATTCTAAAGTTCCAGTGGATGGTCTGTGGATT GATATGAATGAACCAGCCAGTTTCGTCCAGGGCTCAGTCGAGGGCTGTCCTGACAACGATCTTGAGAGCCCGCCCTACACACCTA GGGTGGTTGGAGGCCAGTTGAACTCAGGAACTCTTTGCATGTCAGCTCAGCAAAGGCTGTCCACCCACTACAACCTGCACAATATGTATGGACTGACAGAAGCCTATGCCACTCACAG TGCTCTTAAGAATGTACGAGGGAAGAGACCCTTCGTCCTGTCTCGCTCCTCCTACCCTAGCATAGGACGCTTCTCCGGAGTGTGGACAGGAGATGTCAGGAGTGACTGGGAGCAACTTCGATACTCCATCCCTG CGGTGCTGCAGTTTAGCCTATTCGGGGTGCCTCTGGTGGGGGCGGACATCTGTGGATTTCGAGGCAACACTACTGAGGAGCTGTGTGTGCGATGGATGCAGCTAGGGGCCTTTTACCCGTTCATGAGGAACCACAACGACAAGCCGAACACT CCACAGGAGCCCTATGTATTTGCGAAGAAGGCCCAGGCAGCCATGCGCAGTGCACTGAACCTTCGTTACTCCCTTCTCCCATTTCTATATACACTCTTCCATCATGCACATACTACTGCTGACACTGTGGCCCGACCTGTCTTTATGGA GTTTCCCACTGACCCTAACTGTGACACCATAGACCGACAGTTCCTGTGGGGGAGTTCACTTCTCATTAGCCCAGTTTTAGAGCAAGGGGTAGTGGAGCTGTCTGCTTACCTGCCCCCTGGCACATGGTACAGTCTGCACAAT GGTCAGCCTTTCTACAGTAAGGGTCAATATCTGCTCCTGCCAGCCCCGTTGGACACCATCAACGTCCATGTGAGGGAGGGACACATTATCCCCCAGCAG GAGCCCGCTTTGACAACGACAGCATCACGGAGAAACCCTTTCTTCCTGACAGTGGCACTTACTGCAGGAGGCTGGGCCTGGGGCGACTTTTTCTGGGATGACGGGGACAGTCTTGACACCTTCGAAATGGGGAATTATTGTTACATTATCTTCATTGCTGGACAG TCTCAGGTTGTCAGCGACCCTCTCAGGCTGAACGGGGACCTGGACGGTCTGGTGCTGGGAGGGCTGCAGGTGTTTGGAGTGCCCTCACCACCCCACTATGTATTAGCCAATGGGGAGACAGTCAGGGATTTTACGTACCGCAGTGACACTAAG GTTTTGAAAGTGAGTGGTCTGGCCTTGCCCATGTCAAAGGTGTTTACAGTCCAATGGGCTCTCTGA
- the tbc1d16 gene encoding TBC1 domain family member 16 gives MSLGRLLRRASSKASDLLTFNPGAGGSSLRSGLDGEIIFSKNNVCVHPAEPLPGLAEHHPGYLCLHMEKDESLGTTLILTWVPNSRIQRQDEEALRYITPESSPVRRNARRRGRRPHSRPPVAREEDEDEERNNTSSTSVENHSLVVEAGSDASSHQQQLPSAGEEGDEGSCELSDEVSRDSTMGSDSDTFSSPFCLSPVSEALCESSGSVFLDNESRELCEESMTQSVCSASSLDSHVPSESGGQSHGTRWEEQQKVLALEQLCGVFRVDLGHMRSLRLFFSDEACTSGQLVIASRESQYKILHFHHAGLDKLAEVFQQWKCCRETQPKDQVSDEKSCMQFSIQRPTLPSAETHPEERLYRRLDVTTWLRHLNHSGQVEEEYKLRKAIFFGGIDPSIRGEVWPFLLHYYSYDSSSQEREAWRLQKRTHYQDIQQRRLSMSPEEHSEFWRKVQFTVDKDVVRTDRSNHFFRGENNPNVEIMRRVLLNYAVFNPDMGYCQGMSDLVAPLLTEIQDESDTFWCFVGLMENTIFISSPRDEDMERQLMYLRELLRLMLPHFHQHLTRLGEDGLQLLFCHRWILLCFKREFPDTEALRMWEACWAHYQTDYFHLFLCVAIIVLYGEDVTDQQLATDQMLLHFSNLSMHMNGELVLRKARSLLYQFRLLPRIPCSLHDLCKLCGPGMWDSRYIPTVECSGEHPDSQSCPYGGTSTPQPASLSPSSTPSPSPNPTPEPPPEGKRGAKTRDIFTFRKQS, from the exons ATGTCTCTGGGTCGGCTCCTGCGGCGTGCCTCCTCCAAGGCCTCCGACCTCCTGACCTTTAACCCTGGGGCGGGGGGCTCGTCATTACGCTCAGGCCTGGATGGGGAGATCATCTTCTCCAAAAATAATGTTTGCGTGCACCCTGCAGAGCCCCTGCCTGGCCTGGCAGAGCACCACCCAG GCTACCTTTGTTTGCACATGGAGAAGGATGAGAGCCTGGGCACCACTCTGATTCTGACTTGGGTGCCCAACTCCCGCATTCAGCGGCAGGATGAGGAGGCACTGCGCTACATCACGCCCGAGAGCTCCCCAGTACGCAGGAACGCACGCCGCCGAGGCAGACG ACCTCACTCCCGTCCCCCAGTGGCCcgagaggaagatgaagatgaggagaggaacAATACCAGCAGTACCTCTGTGGAGAACCACAGCCTTGTGGTAGAAGCTGGATCAGATGCCTCCTCgcaccagcagcagctgccCTCAGCTGGAGAGGAGGGCGATGAAGGCTCCTGTGAGCTGTCAGACGAAGTGAGCCGTGACAGCACAATGGGGTCAGACTCCGacactttctcctctcccttctGCCTGTCCCCCGTCAGCGAGGCCCTCTGTGAGAGCAGTGGCTCTGTCTTCTTGGACAATGAAAGCAG GGAGCTGTGCGAGGAGTCCATGACCCAATCTGTATGCTCCGCCTCCAGCCTGGACAGCCACGTCCCGTCCGAGAGCGGCGGCCAGTCGCATGGCACGCGGTGGGAGGAGCAGCAGAAGGTGTTGGCTCTGGAGCAGTTGTGCGGAGTTTTCAGGGTGGACCTGGGTCACATGAGGTCGCTGAGACTCTTCTTCAG TGATGAGGCGTGTACCAGTGGCCAGCTGGTGATAGCCAGCAGAGAGAGCCAATATAAAATCCTCCACTTCCATCACGCTGGCCTGGATAAGCTGGCTGAGGTCTTCCAACAGTGGAAGTGCTGCAGGGAAACTCAGCCTAAAGACCAG GTGTCAGATGAGAAATCCTGCATGCAGTTTTCTATCCAGAGGCCCACCCTACCTTCAGCTGAGACCCACCCGGAGGAGAGGCTTTATCGGAGGTTGGATGTCACCACCTGGCTACGTCACCTCAACCACAgtggacaggtggaggaggagtacAAGCTACGCAAG GCCATCTTCTTCGGTGGTATTGACCCATCCATCCGTGGCGAGGTGTGGCCCTTCCTGCTGCACTACTACAGCTATGACTCCAGCTCCCAGGAGAGGGAGGCCTGGAGACTGCAAAAACGCACCCACTATCAGGACATTCAgcagaggag GTTGTCAATGAGCCCCGAGGAGCACAGTGAGTTCTGGAGAAAGGTTCAGTTCACAGTGGATAAAGACGTGGTGAGAACAGACCGCAGCAACCACTTCTTCAGAGGAGAGAATAACCCCAATGTAGAGATCATGAG GCGAGTTCTGCTCAACTATGCAGTGTTTAATCCTGACATGGGCTACTGCCAGGGCATGTCTGACCTGGTGGCCCCCCTGCTCACTGAGATCCAGGATGAAAGTGACACCTTCTGGTGCTTTGTCGGCCTTATGGAGAACACAATCTTCATTAGCTCACCACGGGATGAAGACATGGAGAGGCAGCTg ATGTACCTGCGGGAGCTGCTGCGTCTCATGCTGCCCCACTTCCACCAGCACCTGACCAGGCTGGGGGAGGACGGCCTCCAGCTACTCTTCTGCCACCGCTGGATCCTGCTCTGCTTCAAAAGGGAGTTCCCCGACACTGAGGCTCTGCGCATGTGGGAGGCATGCTGGGCACACTATCAG acgGACTACTTCCACCTGTTCCTGTGTGTGGCCATCATCGTTCTGTATGGGGAAGATGTGACAGACCAGCAACTCGCCACTGACCAAATGTTGCTCCATTTCAGCAACCTCTCCATGCATATGAATGGAGAACTGGTGCTACGCAAG GCCCGCAGCCTTCTCTACCAGTTCCGCCTCCTACCCAGGATCCCATGCAGCCTACAtgacctctgtaaactgtgtGGCCCCGGGATGTGGGACAGCCGCTACATCCCCACTGTGGAGTGTTCTGGTGAACACCCGGACTCACAGAGCTGCCCCTATGGAGGCACCTCCACCCCACAGCCCGCCTCGCTGTCCCCTTCATCCACACCCTCGCCCTCACCAAACCCCACGCCCGAGCCTCCACCGGAGGGCAAGAGAGGCGCCAAAACCCGGGATATTTTCACCTTCCGGAAACAGTCCTGA